One Hippoglossus stenolepis isolate QCI-W04-F060 chromosome 9, HSTE1.2, whole genome shotgun sequence genomic region harbors:
- the LOC118115238 gene encoding SEC14-like protein 2, with the protein MSGRVGDLSPKQTEALQQFRERIQDILPQLPAQHDHFLLRWLRARNFNLQKSEAMLRKHVEFRRNMKVDTIITEWRPPEVIEKYLSGGMCGHDREGSPIWYDVIGPVDPKGLFLSASKQDFIKSKIRDCEMLQQECSLQSQRLGKNVEAITMIYDVEGLGLKHLWKPAIETYGEILQMFENNYPEGLKRLFVIKAPKLFPVAFNLIKHFLSENTRHKINILGANWQEVLLKYIDAEELPMIYGGKLTDPDGDPRCRTRIHHVGPVPPSYYVRDHVKQDYEQCLNVSRGSSQQLDYEILFPGCVLRWQFSSEGADIGFGVFLKAKRGEWRKAGQMQEVVPSQRYNAHLVPEDGSLTCERPGVYVLRFDNTYSIFQNKRISFTVELLLPDHLLPPQANGGSSSRAQAEDKPVVPEETTPRASAMLSDQ; encoded by the exons tttcGAGAGAGGATACAAGACATTCTTCCACAACTTCCTGCACAGCATGACCACTTCCTGTTACGCTGGCTCAGAG CCAGAAACTTCAACCTGCAGAAGTCGGAGGCCATGCTGAGAAAG CACGTGGAGTTCAGGAGAAACATGAAGGTGGACACGATAATCACTGAGTGGCGTCCACCagag GTGATAGAGAAGTACCTGTCCGGGGGGATGTGTGGTCACGACCGCGAGGGAAGCCCCATCTGGTACGACGTGATCGGGCCGGTGGATCCCAAGGGCCTCTTCCTGTCCGCCTCCAAACAGGACTTCATCAAGTCCAAGATCAGAGACTGTGAGATGCTGCAGCAGGAATGTAGCCTCCAGTCACAGAGG CTGGGGAAGAACGTGGAGGCGATCACGATGATCTACGACGTTGAAGGTCTGGGTCTGAAACACTTATGGAAGCCTGCTATAGAAACATATggagag ATCCTCCAGATGTTTGAGAACAACTACCCCGAGGGTTTGAAGAGGCTGTTTGTCATTAAAG CCCCCAAACTCTTCCCTGTGGCCTTCAACCTCATCAAGCACTTCTTGAGCGAGAACACGAGACACAAGATCAATATCCTCGGAG CGAACTGGCAGGAGGTTTTACTGAAGTACATCGACGCAGAGGAGCTGCCGATGATATACGGCGGCAAACTGACGGATCCTGATGGAGATCCTCGCTGTCGCACCAGG aTACATCACGTCGGCCCAGTTCCTCCGTCGTACTACGTGCGGGACCACGTGAAGCAGGACTACGAGCAGTGTTTGAACGTCAGTCGAGGATCCTCACAGCAGCTGGATTATGAGATCTTGTTCCCGGGCTGCGTCCTCAG GTGGCAGTTTTCCAGCGAGGGGGCGGACATCGGCTTCGGGGTTTTCCTCAAGGCTAAAAGGGGAGAATGGAGGAAGGCGGGTCAGATGCAGGAAGTCGTTCCCAGCCAACGCTACAACGCCCACTTAGTGCCCGAGGACGGATCTCTGACCTGTGAACGCCCCGGAGTCT ACGTACTGAGATTTGACAACACCTACAGCATCTTCCAGAACAAAAGAATCAGCTTCACAGTCGAGCTCCTGCTGCCCGACCACCTACTGCCCCCGCAGGCCAACGGGGGCTCCAGCAGCCGAGCGCAAGCTGAGGACAAACCTGTCGTCCCTGAGGAGACGACTCCACGTGCCTCCGCCATGTTGTCAGATCAGTAA